A region from the Rhodamnia argentea isolate NSW1041297 chromosome 7, ASM2092103v1, whole genome shotgun sequence genome encodes:
- the LOC115728394 gene encoding probable tocopherol O-methyltransferase, chloroplastic, with protein MTSLRIPVPSASLPSPPPPPSHHRLRLRLFSSCPRSRTPLLLAMASSSPPQLPELRQGIADFYDQSSGSWEQMWGDHMHHGFYDSDADDVSLSLSNHRSAQTRMIEESLRFASLLDPESKRPKRIVDVGCGIGGSSRYLARKFGAQCRGITLSPVQAQRANALATSQGLSNQVSFQVADALQQPFPDAEFDLVWSMESGEHMPDKPKFVKELARVAAPGATIIIVTWCHRDLSASEDSLNPWENELLQKICDAYFLPSWCSAGDYVHLLRSLSLQDIKVADWSPNVAPFWPAVLRSALTWKGLTSLLFSGFKTIKGALAVPLMIEGYKKGLIKFTIITCRKPEQAPDV; from the exons ATGACCTCACTCCGCATCCCTGTCCCCTCCGCCTCCCTCCCCTCTCCCCCGCCTCCGCCCTCCCAccaccgcctccgcctccgcctcttCTCCTCCTGCCCCCGCTCCCGCACTCCCCTACTGCTGGCGATGGCATCCTCTTCTCCCCCACAACTACCGGAGCTCAGGCAGGGGATTGCTGACTTCTACGACCAGTCCTCCGGCTCGTGGGAGCAGATGTGGGGCGACCACATGCACCACGGCTTCTACGACTCCGACGCCGACGACGTCTCCCTCTCCCTATCCAACCACCGTTCCGCCCAGACCCGCATGATTGAAGAGTCCCTCCGCTTCGCCTCCCTTCTCGATCCTG AATCCAAGAGACCGAAGCGAATCGTGGATGTGGGATGTGGAATAGGAGGGAGCTCCAGATACCTGGCCCGGAAATTCGGAGCCCAATGCCGCGGCATCACCTTGAGTCCTGTCCAAGCCCAAAGGGCCAACGCTCTCGCCACCTCCCAGGGCCTCTCCAACCAG GTTTCTTTCCAAGTTGCAGATGCTTTGCAGCAGCCCTTTCCTGATGCTGAGTTCGACCTCGTTTGGTCCATGGAGAGCGGTGAACACATGCCTGACAAGCCTAAG TTTGTGAAAGAGCTGGCTCGAGTTGCGGCCCCAGGAGCCACGATCATCATCGTCACCTGGTGTCACAGGGATCTCTCAGCCTCTGAAGACTCGCTGAACCCCTGGGAGAATGAGCTCCTCCAAAAGATCTGTGATGCTTATTTCCTTCCCTCTTGGTGTTCGGCTGGTGACTATGTCCACCTATTGCGCTCCCTTTCCCTCCAG GACATTAAGGTAGCGGACTGGTCCCCAAATGTTGCGCCTTTCTGGCCAGCAGTGCTGCGCTCGGCATTGACGTGGAAAGGCCTCACATCGCTGCTCTTCAGTG GATTCAAGACCATCAAGGGAGCACTGGCAGTGCCACTGATGATTGAGGGATACAAGAAGGGACTCATCAAGTTCACCATCATTACATGTCGAAAGCCCGAACAAGCTCCAGACGTGTAG